A window of the Emys orbicularis isolate rEmyOrb1 chromosome 1, rEmyOrb1.hap1, whole genome shotgun sequence genome harbors these coding sequences:
- the NIPA2 gene encoding magnesium transporter NIPA2, with protein sequence MTDVAVLNTSVAYEMTQSGGKYDFYIGLVLAMSSSIFIGGSFILKKKGLLRLARKGSMRAGQGGHAYLKEWLWWAGLLSMGAGEVANFAAYAFAPATLVTPLGALSVLVSAILSSYFLNEKLNLHGKIGCLLSILGSTVMVIHAPQEEEVETLSEMSHKLGDPGFVVFATVVVIVSLILIFVVGPRHGQTNILVYITICSVIGALSVSCVKGLGITIKELIAGKPVLKHSLSWILLLSLIICVSTQINYLNRALDIFNTSIVTPIYYVFFTTSVLTCSAILFKEWQHMSAADIIGTFSGFLTIIVGIFLLHAFKDVNFTLANLPVSLRKDDRAINGTLPTTYECFNHDEESSTCVGEIQSSENVPSRRNGSLAAF encoded by the exons ATGACCGATGTGGCGGTTTTGAACACTTCAGTAGCTTACGAAATGACCCAGAGTGGAGGAAAATATGATTTCTATATTGGTCTCGTGTTGGCTATGAGCTCCAGCATTTTCATTGGAGGGAGTTTCATCCTAAAAAAGAAGGGTCTCCTCCGGCTGGCCAGGAAGGGCTCCATGAGAGCAG GTCAAGGCGGTCATGCATATCTTAAAGAGTGGCTGTGGTGGGCTGGACTTCTGTCAA TGGGAGCTGGTGAAGTAGCTAACTTTGCTGCTTATGCATTTGCACCAGCTACATTAGTGACTCCATTGGGAGCTCTCAGTGTTCTTGTAAG tgcCATTCTTTCatcctattttttaaatgaaaaacttaaTCTGCATGGAAAAATTGGATGTTTGTTAAGTATATTGGGGTCAACTGTGATGGTCATTCATGCTCCACAAGAAGAGGAAGTAGAAACTTTGAGTGAAATGTCTCACAAGCTAGGAGATCCAG GTTTTGTGGTTTTTGCAACAGTTGTCGTCATTGTGTCCTTAATACTGATATTCGTGGTAGGACCTCGCCATGGACAGACCAACATTCTTGTGTACATAACAATCTGCTCTGTAATTGGAGCATTGTCAGTCTCCTGCGTGAAAGGCTTGGGCATCACTATCAAGGAACTTATTGCAGGAAAACCTGTGCTAAAACATTCTTTGTCCTGGATTCTGCTGCTAAGTCTTATAATCTGTGTGAGCACACAGATCAACTATTTAAACAGAGCTCTGGATATATTCAACACCTCCATAGTGACTCCAATATATTATGTATTCTTTACAACATCTGTTTTAACTTGTTCTGCTATTCTTTTCAAGGAGTGGCAACACATGTCTGCTGCTGACATTATTGGCACCTTCAGTGGTTTTCTCACGATCATTGTGGGGATCTTTTTATTGCATGCCTTTAAAGATGTAAATTTCACTCTAGCAAATCTGCCTGTCTCCTTGCGGAAAGATGACAGAGCAATCAATGGCACTCTGCCAACCACATATGAATGCTTTAATCATGATGAAGAAAGCTCAACCTGTGTAGGTGAAATACAATCCAGTGAGAATGTCCCATCCAGGAGAAATGGAAGTCTGGCAGCATTCTGA